In the Sarcophilus harrisii chromosome 3, mSarHar1.11, whole genome shotgun sequence genome, one interval contains:
- the TMEM198 gene encoding transmembrane protein 198 has product MSGTVETLRFQLLPPEPDETLWGVSCEQPVERRYQALPSLVCTMCCLFGVVYCFFGYRCFKAVLFLTGLLFGSVVIFLLCYRERVLETQLNAGASAGIALGIGLLCGLVAMLVRSVGLFLVGLLLGLLLGAAALMGSGPFYQPGSVWGPLGLLLGGGLLCALLTLRWPRPFTTLATAVAGAALIAAAADYFAELLLLGRYAAERLRAAPVPPLCWRSWALLAVWPLLSLMGVLVQWRVTAEGDSHTEVVISRQQRRVQLMRIRQREERKEKRRRKRPPRAPSRGTRAPPKPGPPDSGYRRRPVPVKRFNGDVLSPSYIQSFRDRQTGSSLSSFVAPPVDLDYECGSTVPLTAGSGPPVRV; this is encoded by the exons ATGTCCGGCACTGTGGAGACACTACGGTTCCAGCTGCTGCCCCCTGAACCAGATGAAACTCTCTGGGGTGTTTCCTGCGAGCAGCCCGTGGAGCGGAGGTACCAGGCGCTGCCCTCCCTCGTCTGCACCATGTGCTGCCTCTTCGGTGTTGTCTACTGCTTCTTTG GTTACCGCTGCTTCAAGGCTGTGCTTTTTCTCACGGGACTCCTGTTCGGTTCAGTGGTCATCTTCCTGCTCTGTTACCGAGAGCGGGTGCTGGAGACGCAGCTGAACGCGGGGGCAAGTGCGGGCATTGCGCTGGGCATCGGCCTGCTGTGCGGGCTGGTGGCCATGCTGGTGCGCAGCGTGGGGCTCTTCCTGGTCGGCCTCCTACTTGGGCTGTTGCTGGGGGCAGCCGCCCTGATGGGCTCCGGCCCCTTCTACCAGCCGGGCTCTGTGTGGGGGCCCCTGGGGCTGCTGCTGGGAGGGGGCCTGCTGTGCGCCCTGCTCACCTTGCGCTGGCCGCGGCCGTTCACCACGCTGGCCACGGCCGTGGCCGGGGCCGCCCTCATCGCCGCCGCAGCAGACTACTTTGCCGAACTGTTGCTGCTGGGGCGCTACGCCGCGGAGAGGCTGCGGGCGGCCCCGGTTCCTCCGCTCTGCTGGCGGAGCTGGGCGCTCCTGGCCGTCTGGCCCCTGCTCAGCCTGATGGGCGTCCTGGTGCAGTGGAGAGTCACAGCTGAGGGGGACTCCCACACTGAGG TTGTGATTAGCCGGCAGCAGCGGAGAGTACAATTGATGCGGATTCGGCAGCGTGAGGAGCGGAAGGAGAAGCGAAGAAGGAAGAGACCCCCTCGGGCTCCTTCTCGGGGTACCCGGGCCCCACCAAAGCCCGGCCCTCCCGATTCTGGCTATCGACGAAGGCCCGTGCCCGTCAAACGCTTCAATGGAGACGTGCTCTCCCCT AGCTACATTCAGAGTTTTCGGGACCGGCAGACAGGGAGTTCTCTGAGCAGTTTTGTGGCACCCCCAGTAGACCTGGATTATGAATGTGGTTCCACAGTGCCACTGACTGCTGGCTCAGGACCCCCCGTTCGAGTATAG